A stretch of the Taeniopygia guttata chromosome 3, bTaeGut7.mat, whole genome shotgun sequence genome encodes the following:
- the MRPL33 gene encoding large ribosomal subunit protein bL33m encodes MFLTAAALAKSKSKYILVRMKSAAETGYCFNIRRLRLQEKLVLLRYDPIAKQRVLFTEKRKIRSV; translated from the exons ATGTTCCTGACGGCGGCGGCCC tGGCCAAGAGCAAATCTAA GTACATTCTGGTGAGGATGAAGAGTGCTGCAGAAACAGGCTACTGCTTCAACATCAGGAGACTCCGACTGCAGGAAAAACTGGTCCTGCTGAGATACGATCCCATTG CAAAACAACGTGTCCTCTtcacagagaagagaaaaatccGTTCTGTGTGA